One Megalobrama amblycephala isolate DHTTF-2021 linkage group LG15, ASM1881202v1, whole genome shotgun sequence genomic window, TTAAGATTAAACAACCAAACAGAGGTCTTACTGGTGTACAGTGAAATCTGAATGGATCTCCCCTTGGTCACATGATCAGCAGCAACTGCAAACACTTTGAATGTGTACTGTGCTCCAGAAATTAGATCATTTATTTTGATAGAAGTGTTCGCAGTAGTCATGTTCTTATCTTCATATTCTACACGGTAATGGGAGCTTTGACCATTTGGTTTAGTCCAGTTTAGTAAAACAGAGGATGTTGTAATATCATCAGCTGTGAGGTTCATTATGACATCAGGCTCTGTGAGTGAAAAATTAGGAACATTTGGCTATTAAAATTTGCATTGAAACTTTTTCAGGCTTTATAGCTAGAAAAGgcaaaagcaatgataaaaatgttaggatgtattttatttatgaaaattgtcattttactAAAGAGAAGGGAGCAAATGAGTGGTGGTGGACGTGGGAATAATTCTAGTGCTTTTACAATTTTCTAGACAAAAAATATAGGTGGGTCAGAAGTCAATGAGTTTAAACATACTATGTATCAAGCAACAGttgttttataattttacatacGTGTATATTTTGAGATGCAGATAGCGCCGCCTTCTGTTGAATTATCTgctgccacagcagtgatgcAGAATGTGTAACTGACTCCAGCAGTCAGATCAGTGATGTTATGGAAAGTGTTACTAGTTTCCTTTGTTTTGTCAGTCCATTTAACTTTAAAGAAAGATCTATTTCCAATCGGTTCATTCCATGACAGAAACACAGATGATGTTGTGacttcagacactgtgagattCCCAATCACATTTGGCTCTGTGTTGCAGGAGAAAAAAGAATTACAATTAGCAATACAAATAGCATTTGTAATTAGACTAGAGTTAAGAAAGTCTGGGATCCTAAGGTGTTACTGTACAGTCTTCTGcttaaagcaaataaatatataatggaTTTTGTAGCTAAAGGTTGAGAAGTTTCATTAGGATTCAACATCCAAACAGAGGTCTTACTGGTGTACAGTGAAATCTGATTGGATCTCCCCtcagtcacatgatcagctGAAACTGCAAACACTTTGAATGTGTACTGTGCTCCAGAAATTAGATCACTTATTTTGATAAAAGTGTTCTCAGTAGTCACATTCTTATTTTCATATTCTACACGATAACGGGAGCTTTGACCGTTTGGTTTAGTCCAGTTTAGTAAAACAGAGGATGTTGTAATATCTGCTGTGAGGTTCATTATGACATCAGGCTCTGTGAATGAAAAATTAGAAACATTTGGTGATTAAAATTTGCATTGAAAACTTTTTCAGTCTATATAGATAGAAAAGGCAACACCAGTGATAAGAATGTTAGGATGTATTTCGTTTATGAAAAATGTCCTTTTACTAAAGAGAAGGGAGCAAATGAGTGGTGGTGGACATGGGAATAATTCTGGTGCTTTTACAATTTTCTAGACAAAAAATATTGGTGGGTCAGAAGtcaattattttaaacaaactaTGTAGCAAGCAAcagatattttataattttacatacTTGTATATTGTGAGATGCAGACAGCGCCGCCTTCTGTTGAATTATCTgctgccacagcagtgatgcAGAATGTGTAATTGACTCCAGCAGTCAGATCAGTGATGTTATGGGAAGTGTTACtagttacatttgttttttcatttgtgttgtcagtccatttaattttaaagaaaGATCTATTTCCAATCGGTTCATTCCATGACAGAAACACAGATGATGTTGTGACTTCAGACACCATGACATTCCCAATCACATTTGGCTCTGTGTTGCAAGAGAAAAAAGAATTTCAATTAGGAATTCAAAAAGCATTTGTAATTAGACTACAGTTAAGAAAGTCTGGGATCCTAAGGCGTTACTGTACAGTTGTCTGCTTAAAGCAAGTAAAtattcaatgtttttttagCTGAAGGTTGAGAAGATTCATTAAGATTAAACATCCAAACAGAGGTCTTACTGGTGTACAGTGAAATCTGATTGGATCTCCCTTCGGTCACATGATCAGCAGAAACTGCAAACACTTTGAATGTGTACTGTGCTCCAGAAATTAGATCATTTATTTTGATAGAAGTGTTCTCAGTAGTCACATTCTTATTTTCATATTCTACACGGTAACGGGAGCTTTGACCAATTGGTTTAGTCCAGTTTAGTAAAACAGAGGATGTTGTAATATCTGCTGTGAGGTTCATTATGACATCAGGCTCTGTGAGTGAAAAAGTAGGAAAAATTGACAATTAAAACTTGCATTGAAAATTTTTTCAGTCTATATAGATAGAAAAGGAATCAGCAATGATAAAAATGTTATGTCCTTTTACTAAAGAGAAGGGAGCAAATGAGTGGTGGTGGACGTGGGAATAATTCTAGTGCTTTTACAATTTTCTAGACAAAAAATATTGGTGGGTCAGATGTCAGTGAGTTTAAACATACTATGTAGCAAGCAACAgatgttttataatgttacatacTTGTATATTGTGAGATGCAGATAGCGCCGCCTTCTGTTGAATTATCTgctgccacagcagtgatgcAAAATGTATAATTGACTCCAGGAATCAAATCAGTGATGTTATGGGAAGTGTTACTAGTTTcctttgttttttcatttgttttgtcaGTCCATTTAACTTTAAAGAAAGATCTATTTCCAATCGTTTCATTCCATGACAGAAACACAGATAATGTTGTGACTTCAGACACTATGAGATTCCCAATCACATTTGGCTCTGTGTTGCAGGAGAGAAAAAGAATTCCAATTAGGAATTAGGAATTCAAATAGTACAGTCTTCTGCTTAAAGCAAGTAAATATTCAATGGTTTGTGTAGCTAAAGGTTGAGAAGTTTCATTAGGATTAAACATCCAAACAGAGGTCTTACTGGTGTACAGTGAAATCTGATTGGATCTCCCTTCGGTCACATGATCAGCAGAAACTGCAAACACTTTGAATGTGTACTGTGCTCCAGAAATTAGACCATTTATTTTGATAGAAGTGTTCTCAGTAGTCACATTCTTATTTTCATATTCTACACGGTAACGGGAGCTTTGACCGATTGGTTTAGTCCAGTTTAGTAAAACAGAGGATGTTGTAATATCTGCTGTGAGGTTCATTATGACATCAGGCTCTGTGAGTGAAAAAGTAGGAAAATTTGACAATTAAAACTTGCATTGAAAATTTTTTCAGTCTATATAGATAGAAAAGGAATCAGCAATGATAAAAAATGTTATGTCCTTTTACTAAAGAGAAGGGAGCAAATGAGTGGTGGTGGACGTGGGAATAATTCTAGTGCTTTTACAATTTTCTAGACAAAAAATATTGGTGGGTCAGAAGTCAGTGAGTTTAAACATACTATGTAGCAAGCAACAgatgttttataatgttacatacTTGTATATTGTGAGATGCAGATAGCGCCGCCTTCTGTTGAATTATCTgctgccacagcagtgatgcAAAATGTATAATTGACTCCAGGAATCAAATCAGTGATGTTATGGGAAGTGTTACTAGTTTCCTTTGTTTTGTCAGTCcatttaattttaaagaaaGATCTATTTCCAATTGGTTCATTCCATGACAGAAACACAGATAATGTTGTGACTTCAGACACTAAGAGATTCCCATCACATTTGGCTCTGTGttgcaggagaaaaaaaaaaaagaattacaaTTAGGAATACAAATAGCATTTGTAAATAGGCTAAAGTTAAGAAAGTCTGGGATCCTAAGGAGTTACTTTAACGTTTCTGCCTAAAGCAAATAAATTTATAGTGGATTTTGTAGTTAAAGGTTGAGAAGTTTCATTAAGATTAAACAACCAAACAGAGGTCTTACTGGTGTACAGTGAAATCTGATTGGATCTCCCTTCGGTCAAATGATCAGCAGCAACTGCAAACACTTTGAATGTGTACTGTGCTCCAGAAATTAGATCATTTATTTTGATAGAAGTGTTCTCAATAGTCACATTCTTATTTTCATATTCAACACGATAACGGGAGCTTTGACCGTTTGGTTTAGTCCAGTTTAGTAAAACAGAGGATGTTGTAATATCATCAGCTGTGAGGTTCATTATGACATCAGGCTCTGTGAGTGAAAAATTAGGAACAATTGGTGATTAAAATTTGCATTGAAAACTTTTTCAGTCTATATAGAAAGAAAAGGCATTAGGAATGATAAGAATGTTAGGATGTATTTGGTTTATGAAAAATGTCCTTTCACTAAAGAGAAGGGAGCAAATGAGTGGTGGTGGATGTGGGAATAATTCTAGTGCTTTTACAATTTTCTAGACAAATAATATTGATGGGTCAGAAGTCAGTGAGTTTAAACATACTATGTAGCAAGCAAAagataatttataattttacatacTTGTATATTGTGAGATGCAGATATCGCCACCTTCTGTTGAATTATCTgctgccacagcagtgatgcAGAATGTGTAATTGACTCCAGCAGTCAGATCAGTGATGTTATAGCAAGTGTTACTAGTTTcctttgttttttcatttgttttgtcaGTCCATTTAACTTTAAAGAAAGATCTATTTCCAATCGGTTCATTCCATGACAGAAACACAGATAATGTTGTGACTTCAGACACTATGAGATTCCCAATCACATTTGGCTCTGTGTTGCAAGAGAGAAAAAGAATTCCAATTAGGAATTAGGAATTCAAATAGTACAGTCTTCTGCTTAAAGCAAGTAAATATTCAATGGTTTGTGTAGCTAAAGGTTGAGAAGTTTCATTAAGATTAAACATCCAAACAGAGGTCTTACTGGTGTACAGTGAAATCTGATTGGATCTCCCTTCGGTCACATGATCAGCAGAAACTGCAAACACTTTGAATGTGTACTGTGCTCCAGAAATTAGACCATTTATTTTGATAGAAGTGTTCTCAGTAGTCACATTCTTATTTTCATATTCTACACGGTAACGGGAGCTTTGACCGATTGGTTTAGTCCAGTTTAGTAAAACAGAGGATGTTGTAATATCTGCTGTGAGGTTCATTATGACATCAGGCTCTGTGAGTGAAAAAGTAGGAAAATTTGACAATTAAAACTTGCATTGAAATTTTTTTCAGTCTATATAGATAGAAAAGGAATCAGCAATGATAAAAAATGTTATGTCCTTTTACTAAAGAGAAGGGAGCAAATGAGTGGTGGTGGACGTGGGAATAATTCTAGTGCTTTTACAATTTTCTAGACAAAAAATATTGGTGGGTCAGATGTCAGTGAGTTTAAACATACTATGTAGCAAGCAACAgatgttttataatgttacatacTCGTATATTGTGAGATGCAGATAGCGCCGCCTTCTGTTGAATTATCTgctgccacagcagtgatgcAAAATGTATAATTGACTCCAGGAATCAAATCAGTGATGTTATGGGAAGTGTTACTAGTTTCCTTTGTTTTGTCAGTCcatttaattttaaagaaaGATCTATTTCCAATTGGTTCATTCCATGACAGAAACACAGATAATGTTGTGACTTCAGACACTAAGAGATTCCCCATCACATTTGGCTCTGTGttgcaggagaaaaaaaaaagaattacaaTTAGGAATACAAATAGCATTTGTAAATAGGCTAAAGTTAAGAAAGTCTGGGATCCTAAGGAGTTACTTTAACGTTTCTGCctaaagcaaataaatatatagtgGATTTTGTAGTTAAAGGTTAAGAAGTTTCATTAGGATTAAACATCCAAACAGAGGTCTTACTGGTGTACAGTGAAATCTGATTGGATCTCCCTTCGGTCAAATGATCAGCAGCAACTGCAAACACTTTGAATGTGTACTGTGCTCCAGAAATTAGATCATTTATTTTGATAGAAGTGTTCTCAATAGTCACATTCTTATTTTCATATTCAACACGATAACGGGAGCTTTGACCGTTTGGTTTAGTCCAGTTTAGTGAAACAGAGGATGTTGTAATATCATCAGCTGTGAGGTTCATTATGACATCAGGCTCTGTGAGTGAAAAATTAGGAACAATTGGTGATTAAAATTTGCATTGAAAACTTTTTCAGTCTATATAGAATGAAAAGGCATTAGGAATGATAAGAATGTTAGGATGTATTTGGTTTATGAAAAATGTCCTTTTACTAAAGAGAAGGAAGCAAATGAGTGGTGGTGGATGTGGGAATAATTCTAGTGCTTTTACAATTTTCTAGACAAATAATATTGATGGGTCAGATGTCAGTGAGTTTAAACATACTATGTAGCAAGCAAAagataatttataattttacatacTTGTATATTGTGAGATGCAGATAGCGCCACCTTCTGTTGAATTATCTgctgccacagcagtgatgcAGAATGTGTAATTGACTCCAGCAGTCAGATCAGTGATGTTATGGGAAGTGTTACTAGTTTCCTTTGTTTTGTCAGTCCATTTAACTTTAAAGAAAGATCTATTTCCAATCGGTTCATTCCATGACAGAAACACAGATAATGTTGTGACTTCAGACACTATGAGATTCCCAATCACATTTGGCTCTGTATTGCGGGAGAAAAAAGGATTCCAATTAGGAATTCAAATAGTACAGTCTTCTGCTTAAAGCAAGTAAATATTCAATGGTTTGTGTAGCTAAAGGTTGAGAAGTTTCATTAGAATTAAACATCCAAACAGAGGTCTTACTGGTGTACAGTGAAATCTGATTGGATCTCCCCtcagtcacatgatcagctGAAACTGCAAACACTTTGAATGTGTACTGTGCTCCAGAAATTAGACCATTTATTTTGATAGAAGTGTTCTCAGAAGTCACATTCTTATCTTCATATTCTACACGGTAATGGGAGCTTTGACCGTTTGGTTTAGTCCAGTTTAGTAACACAGAGGA contains:
- the LOC125247915 gene encoding LOW QUALITY PROTEIN: receptor-type tyrosine-protein phosphatase eta-like (The sequence of the model RefSeq protein was modified relative to this genomic sequence to represent the inferred CDS: inserted 1 base in 1 codon) is translated as MGCLSVKTLCKGIAILFFVNFQGLNVQSNESTALPVTTNSSSTQTSSQTPVTTPPASTSSSTSTHSTLPVTTNSSSTQTSSQTPVTTPPASTSSSTSTHSTLPVTTNSSSTQTSSQTPVTTLPVTTNSSSTQTSSQTPVTTPPASTSSSTSTHSRPDVISNLKVTNITTSSVFLRWDEPIENITFFKITWTGDDANENTTTTTSTSYDITGLTAGVKYTFCVTAVIEHNKRESEPSCISTYTEPNRISNLKVNNITTSSVLMTWDEPIGNFFFFKLNWMDKKTNGNSTETSNTSYHITDLIPGVNYTFCITAVAADHSTEGKAFCISQYTKPDVIRNLTVSEVTTSSVFLTWDEPIGNRSFFKLQWTDDETNRNDTKTSNTFHNITDLIPGVKYTFCITAVAADEDETKGENFCISQYTKPNVIGNLIVSEVTTLSVFLSWNEPTGNRSFFKVKWSDKTKETSNTSHHITDLTAGVNYTFCITAVVADHSTEGDTICISQYTKPDVIMNLTADDITTSSVLLNWTKPNGQSSHYRVEYEDKNVTSENTSIKINGLISGAQYTFKVFAVSADHVTEGRSNQISLYTKPNVIGNLIVSEVTTLSVFLSWNEPIGNRSFFKVKWTDKTKETSNTSHNITDLTAGVNYTFCITAVAADNSTEGGAICISQYTKPDVIMNLTADDITTSSVSLNWTKPNGQSSRYRVEYENKNVTIENTSIKINDLISGAQYTFKVFAVAADHLTEGRSNQISLYTKPNVMGNLLVSEVTTLSVFLSWNEPIGNRSFFKIKWTDKTKETSNTSHNITDLIPGVNYTFCITAVAADNSTEGGAICISQYTKPDVIMNLTADITTSSVLLNWTKPIGQSSRYRVEYENKNVTTENTSIKINGLISGAQYTFKVFAVSADHVTEGRSNQISLYTKPNVIGNLIVSEVTTLSVFLSWNEPIGNRSFFKVKWTDKTNEKTKETSNTCYNITDLTAGVNYTFCITAVAADNSTEGGDICISQYTKPDVIMNLTADDITTSSVLLNWTKPNGQSSRYRVEYENKNVTIENTSIKINDLISGAQYTFKVFAVAADHLTEGRSNQISLYTKPNVMXNLLVSEVTTLSVFLSWNEPIGNRSFFKIKWTDKTKETSNTSHNITDLIPGVNYTFCITAVAADNSTEGGAICISQYTKPDVIMNLTADITTSSVLLNWTKPIGQSSRYRVEYENKNVTTENTSIKINGLISGAQYTFKVFAVSADHVTEGRSNQISLYTKPNVIGNLIVSEVTTLSVFLSWNETIGNRSFFKVKWTDKTNEKTKETSNTSHNITDLIPGVNYTFCITAVAADNSTEGGAICISQYTKPDVIMNLTADITTSSVLLNWTKPIGQSSRYRVEYENKNVTTENTSIKINDLISGAQYTFKVFAVSADHVTEGRSNQISLYTKPNVIGNVMVSEVTTSSVFLSWNEPIGNRSFFKIKWTDNTNEKTNVTSNTSHNITDLTAGVNYTFCITAVAADNSTEGGAVCISQYTKPDVIMNLTADITTSSVLLNWTKPNGQSSRYRVEYENKNVTTENTFIKISDLISGAQYTFKVFAVSADHVTEGRSNQISLYTKPNVIGNLTVSEVTTSSVFLSWNEPIGNRSFFKVKWTDKTKETSNTFHNITDLTAGVSYTFCITAVAADNSTEGGAICISKYTQPDVIMNLTADDITTSSVLLNWTKPNGQSSHYRVEYEDKNMTTANTSIKINDLISGAQYTFKVFAVAADHVTKGRSIQISLYTKPNMIRSLNASEVTTSSVFLTWDEPSGNRSFFKLKWTEEKRTYTTTTNTSYHITNLKPGVNYTFCITAVAADHSTEGETFCISQYTNIDDVVPGLGVIVGSVVAVICFLFIITLIFFFYSRRQTQKQCPDIPVHNLRDKINLALRIEDYDEYFKRKHADSNCGFAEEYEELKSVGKAQSKDAAEAIENKAKNRYTNVLPYDASRVKLSMCGNPFDDYINANYVPGYNSRKEFIAAQGPLPVTVNEFWRMIWEKNVYTIVMLTKCNELGRVKCEKYWPSGTNHYHNISVTTTSEISLDSWTIRDFKIKNVKTAETRYVRQFHFTAWPDHGVPQTTEVLIDFRHLVREHMDQYSRHSPTVVHCSAGVGRTGTFIAIDHLIFQIERESMVDVYGIVNDMRMHRPLMVQTEEQYVYLHQCAYDIIRSRTGTNVDLIYQNTEAINSIYQNVKYIKS